In Natranaerobius thermophilus JW/NM-WN-LF, the genomic stretch TATTTTGCTTTAGCAGAAGCCTTCAATCCCTGCCAGACACCATAGGCCGTGGTAATAGCAGTACTTCCGCCACCACCGAATTCTACAGGACGTCCTACTATACAATCTGTTTCTCTCATAGAGTGAATAAAATCGTCTGGGGATGTTCCCACGTCAGTACCAGTGTAATAACGTCCTCGCATAGTTTGAACAAAACGTCCCAGGGCTCTGAACATTCCTTCATTTTTTTGTTCTGGATCTCCAATCATAACTGTCTTTCCACCACCATAATCCACACCTGAAACTCCACATTTGTAGGTCATACCTTTAGATAAGCGAAGGACATCGGTTAAAGCATCATCATCGCTTTCGTAGTCCATCATCCGGCAACCACCAAGAGCCGGGCCCAAAGTAGTGTCGTGGATTGCAATAATAGCTTTTAAACCAGTTTTTTTGTCATAATTAAAAATCACCTGTTCATGACCCTGTTGCTCCATTTCCCTAAAAACCTGTTCAGACATCTTAAAAACCTCCTTGAAAAGATTTTTTAAAATATTAACTCTTCATAATTTATTTATAGTTCCATTGTATGGAACGGTGTTCCATAAAAAGATAAAAATTTTTAGACTTTCAATCAGAGAAATTTGGAAATCTGAGCCGATGTTAGTTTTAATTGTTTAATTATTTCCGGAAAACGATTATAAATTCTATTTACTGGACCTGAAACACTAACTGCCGCTACAGCATGACCTTCTTGATCAAATATAGGAGTTGCCAAACAACTCAAGCCAATCTCTATTTCTTCATAGTCGATAGCATAACCTTTTTCTCTTACCTCTTCTAAAATTCTATATAACTCTTTAAAGTCGGCAATTGTATTTGAAGTAAATTCTTCTAATGGTTTTTGTTTAAGCTGTTCTAGTACGCCTTCATCACTGTATGCCAATAAAACTTTTCCAACACCGGAACAATGAGCTGGTGTTCGTGACCCTACTGGAGGTGAAATAGTCAACATATGTTCAGTCTGAATCTTCTCAACAACAATAACTTCTGGATCATCTATCTCATCAAGTATTGCAAGATTGACTGTTTCATTTACATCCTCTGACAATTTTTTTAGATACGGATAGGCCACATCTTTTAATACAAATTTGTCTTGATATAACATGCCTAAGGAGAAATTTTTAACTCCTAACCAGTATTTATTTGTAATGGGATTTTTGTAAATAAAGCCACGGCTACTTAAAGTTGATAGTATCCTATGTACAGTACTTTTATAATAACCTAAAGAATGACTGATCTCACTCACACCTAGTTCTCGTTTTTTTTCTAAAAATAGTAGTAGTACATCCAGGGCTCTTTCAATGGCTTGAATATTTTTAGATTCGCTATCGCTCATTTTGGATCCCATCCTTTACATAAAAGTTATCTAAACTGAGTTTCATTTTATATTGTGTTAATTATAACAGATTGTTGATTTTTGGTAAATTTAAGCTGTGTCTGTACTCTCCTTAGTCCGTAGAGAAATCCCTCTTTTGAGTAACTTAGAAATCAAGGCAAACAAGATGGCAGGTACTATCCATTGAACACCGTATTCTGCAAATGGTAAATTCCCCATAATACTTTCGAGTCCGTAAAGTTCTAAATCTAATAACATGGCTGAGTCAAATAAACCAACTATAAATGCTCCAAAAACAGCTCCCCGATAAACCACTTTATCTTTTATGTAATTATTAAAGATTGTCATAATTATCAGAACAATGGCGACAGGATATATTGCTACCAAAATTGGCTC encodes the following:
- a CDS encoding IclR family transcriptional regulator, coding for MSDSESKNIQAIERALDVLLLFLEKKRELGVSEISHSLGYYKSTVHRILSTLSSRGFIYKNPITNKYWLGVKNFSLGMLYQDKFVLKDVAYPYLKKLSEDVNETVNLAILDEIDDPEVIVVEKIQTEHMLTISPPVGSRTPAHCSGVGKVLLAYSDEGVLEQLKQKPLEEFTSNTIADFKELYRILEEVREKGYAIDYEEIEIGLSCLATPIFDQEGHAVAAVSVSGPVNRIYNRFPEIIKQLKLTSAQISKFL